From the genome of Populus alba chromosome 10, ASM523922v2, whole genome shotgun sequence, one region includes:
- the LOC118047072 gene encoding putative pentatricopeptide repeat-containing protein At1g68930 produces the protein MSNSSNYYSSLLKLCCETRNQTQAKKLHCLIIKSLTNPETFLYNNLINAYGKLGNITYARHVFDKMPQRNSFSWNTMLSAYSKSGDLSTMQEIFSIMPNRDGVSWNSLISGYVCYGSFVEAVKAYNLMMKDGVFNLNRITFSTMLLLVSNQGCVDLGRQIHGQIVKFGFGAYVFVGSSLVDMYAKMGLVSVASQVFDEVQERNVVMYNTMITGLLRCGMVKDSKRLFHGMKERDSISWTTMITGLIQNGLEAEAMDLFRDMRQEGMAMDQYTFGSVLTACGGLMALKEGKEIHTLIIRSGYNHNVFVGSALVDMYCKCRSVRYAEAVFKRMANKNVVSWTAMLVGYGQNGFSEEAVRVFCDMQRNGIEPDDFTLGSVISSCANLASLEEGAQFHSQALVSGLISFITVSNALITLYGKCGSIEDSNQLFDEMSFRDEVSWTALVSGYAQFGKANETIDLFEKMLVQGLKPDAVTFIAVLSACSRAGLVERGQQYFESMLKDHGIIPFSDHYTCMIDLFGRAGRLEEAKNFINKMPFSPDSIGWATLLSSCRLYGNEEIGKWAAESLLELDPQNPAGYILLSSIYAAKGKWSNVAQLRRGMREKGARKEPGFSWIKYKSKVYIFSADDQSSPFSDQIYAELEKLNHKMIEEGYVPDASSVLHDVEDSEKMKMLNHHSEKLAIAFGLLFIPHGLPIRVVKNLRVCGDCHNATKYISKISQREILVRDAVRFHLFKDGTCSCGDFW, from the coding sequence ATGTCGAATTCCTCCAACTACTACTCTTCCCTGCTGAAACTTTGCTGCGAAACCCGAAACCAAACACAAGCCAAGAAGCTCCATTGCCTCATAATCAAGTCCTTAACAAACCCAGAAACCTTTCTCTATAACAATCTCATCAACGCTTACGGTAAATTAGGCAATATAACCTATGCACGCCATGTGTTTGACAAAATGCCTCAACGTAACTCATTTTCATGGAACACCATGCTTTCTGCTTATTCGAAATCTGGGGATTTATCAACAATGCAAGAGATCTTTAGTATCATGCCAAATCGAGATGGGGTCTCTTGGAACTCGCTTATTTCTGGGTATGTGTGTTATGGCTCATTCGTGGAGGCTGTTAAAGCTTATAACTTGATGATGAAAGATggagtttttaatttgaacaGGATTACATTTTCTACTATGCTTTTGTTGGTGTCGAATCAAGGGTGTGTCGATTTGGGTAGGCAGATTCATGGGCAGATTGTGAAATTTGGGTTTGGGGCTTATGTTTTTGTAGGGAGTTCTTTGGTGGATATGTATGCTAAAATGGGTTTAGTTTCTGTGGCAAGTCAGGTTTTTGATGAGGTTCAAGAGAGGAATGTGGTGATGTATAATACAATGATTACAGGGCTTCTGAGATGTGGGATGGTAAAGGATTCGAAGAGGCTGTTTCATGGTATGAAGGAAAGAGATTCCATTTCCTGGACAACGATGATCACAGGGCTTATACAAAATGGACTGGAGGCCGAAGCTATGGATTTGTTTAGAGATATGAGGCAAGAAGGGATGGCGATGGATCAGTATACGTTTGGTAGTGTGTTGACTGCATGCGGGGGGCTTATGGCTTTGAAAGAGGGAAAGGAAATTCATACTCTTATAATTAGGAGTGGATATAACCATAATGTCTTTGTTGGCAGTGCTCTCGTTGACATGTATTGCAAGTGTAGAAGTGTACGATATGCGGAAGCAGTGTTCAAGAGAATGGCAAATAAGAATGTTGTATCATGGACTGCTATGTTAGTGGGTTATGGCCAGAATGGGTTCAGTGAAGAAGCTGTCAGGGTTTTTTGTGACATGCAAAGAAATGGGATTGAGCCAGATGATTTCACTTTAGGAAGTGTTATTAGCTCATGTGCAAATCTAGCTAGCTTAGAAGAAGGTGCACAATTTCATAGTCAAGCCCTAGTTTCTGGGTTGATTTCTTTTATAACAGTCTCCAATGCGCTCATTACTTTGTATGGTAAATGTGGAAGTATAGAAGATTCCAATCAGCTGTTTGATGAAATGAGCTTCAGGGATGAGGTTTCTTGGACTGCTTTGGTTTCAGGATACGCACAATTTGGAAAAGCCAACGAGACAattgatttatttgaaaaaatgcTGGTCCAAGGTTTAAAACCTGATGCTGTTACATTCATTGCAGTCCTCTCAGCATGCAGTAGAGCGGGGTTGGTGGAGAGAGGACAACAGTATTTTGAATCAATGCTGAAGGACCATGGAATAATTCCTTTTTCTGATCACTACACCTGCATGATTGACCTTTTTGGTCGAGCAGGAAGGTTAGAAGAAGCCAAAAATTTTATCAACAAGATGCCTTTCAGTCCTGATTCAATAGGTTGGGCAACTTTGCTGAGTTCTTGCAGACTTTATGGCAATGAGGAAATCGGCAAATGGGCAGCCGAGTCTCTTCTAGAACTAGATCCCCAGAACCCTGCAGGCTATATCTTGCTCTCCAGCATCTATGCTGCTAAAGGAAAATGGAGCAATGTGGCCCAACTAAGGAGAGGAATGAGAGAAAAGGGAGCAAGAAAGGAACCAGGATTCAGTTGGATCAAGTATAAAAGCAAAGTTTATATTTTCTCCGCAGATGACCAGTCAAGTCCCTTTTCTGATCAGATATATGCTGAGCTGGAGAAACTAAACCACAAGATGATAGAGGAGGGGTATGTGCCAGATGCAAGTTCAGTTCTTCATGATGTTGAAGATTCAGAGAAGATGAAGATGCTTAACCACCATAGTGAGAAGCTTGCTATTGCTTTTGGGTTATTATTTATTCCCCATGGCCTTCCTATACGAGTGGTAAAAAATCTGCGGGTGTGTGGGGATTGTCACAATGCAACTAAATATATTTCCAAGATTTCTCAGAGAGAGATACTTGTAAGAGATGCTGTCAggtttcatttatttaaagatggAACATGTTCATGTGGAGATTTCTGGTGA
- the LOC118047095 gene encoding WPP domain-interacting tail-anchored protein 2, whose product MANYAIEDAYSSNPESRKVYMHERNSCTREGMQEVASTTEVLTRVDWDLAYSSKKLVNLHVLLVHLLARDNNLEARMATENSYILSIAIEKALEFDLLSGILDSEVREVENFMENIQSEIVDARHKISSCRHSTDLFTVMEKKLHNSEESLKKFREHVLEVKAQSAKLPMAFSAFILENWKDDKATELPASGQISNMDANSKRQTAEKQRNVLRMLEKSLKREMDMQKKISALEQNEEHLKLKLHYTEQVSFCMEEAAEVVWGRFLEAENASEVLMGISKEMVGRLQIFQFTLNGSIQREDELSSKLQDCIKQLDAKDTVIKKLESSIAEHIARSSQVPILMEKVKSLEEQLKKSELRLQNANALNAESQEHLSEMENLVESLKESIYEAETRAENADTKVTQLTDTNVELVEEINFLKGSRDSSTKKVTVLEKQLRESEIQLQHAKASSEASQEQQNMLYTAIWDMETLIDDLRSKVSKAESKTDGVEEQCIVLSESNMELNKEISFLRSRVNALEMSLDEANESKAAKAKEIIARTDLIMDTVMQLTRERERIQNQLFSLTRENEILAAKLRGASLTMFDNGHGGGSKLVASKNDSLSETCEKLFEEAMPLSKSLETAG is encoded by the exons ATGGCGAACTATGCCATTGAGGATGCTTACAGTAGCAACCCAGAATCCAGAAAAGTTTATATGCATGAAAGAAACTCATGCACTAGAGAAGGAATGCAAGAGGTTGCAAGTACCACGGAAGTTTTAACTAGAGTAGACTGGGACCTGGCATACTCTTCTAAGAAGTTGGTAAACTTGCATGTACTGTTAGTGCATCTATTGGCGCGAGATAATAATCTTGAGGCAAGAATGGCCACAGAAAATAGCTATATCCTGTCAATAGCCATTGAGAAGGCATTGGAGTTTGATCTTCTCTCTGGGATTTTAGATTCCGAGGTAAGAGAGGTGGAGAATTTCATGGAAAATATCCAATCAGAGATTGTTGATGCCCGTCATAAAATATCTTCTTGCAGACATTCAACAGATCTATTCACTGTGATGGAGAAGAAATTGCATAATTCAGAAGAATCTTTGAAGAAGTTTCGAGAGCATGTCTTAGAGGTGAAGGCACAGTCAGCAAAATTGCCAATGGCCTTTTCAGCTTTCATACTTGAGAACT GGAAAGATGATAAGGCCACCGAGTTACCAGCCAGTGGGCAGATTTCAAATATGGATGCGAATTCAAAAAGGCAGACagctgaaaaacaaagaaatgtcCTGAGGATGTTGGAGAAGTCTCTTAAAAGAGAAATGGATATGCAGAAGAAAATTTCTGCACTAGAACAAAATGAAGAACATCTGAAATTGAAGCTGCACTATACAGAACAGGTGTCTTTTTGCATGGAGGAAGCAGCAGAAGTTGTCTGGGGAAGATTTTTAGAGGCAGAAAATGCTTCTGAAGTGCTCATGGGGATTTCCAAAGAAATGGTTGGTCGACTTCAGATTTTTCAATTCACTTTGAACGGTTCAATCCAACGAGAAGATGAGTTGAGTTCTAAACTGCAAGATTGTATAAAACAGCTGGATGCAAAAGATACTGTTATAAAGAAGCTTGAGAGCAGCATTGCCGAACACATTGCCAGAAGTTCTCAAGTGCCCATTTTGATGGAAAAGGTGAAATCACTTGAAGAACAGCTGAAAAAATCAGAGTTACGTCTGCAGAATGCAAATGCTTTAAATGCAGAAAGTCAAGAGCACCTAAGTGAAATGGAAAATTTGGTCGAGTCTCTGAAAGAAAGCATCTATGAAGCAGAAACGAGGGCTGAGAATGCAGATACAAAGGTCACACAGCTAACAGATACGAACGTGGAACTTGTGGAGgagattaattttcttaaaggCAGTAGAGATAGTAGCACAAAGAAAGTGACTGTACTTGAGAAGCAGTTGAGGGAGTCAGAAATCCAACTACAGCATGCAAAAGCGTCATCTGAAGCAAGTCAAGAGCAACAAAACATGCTATACACTGCAATTTGGGATATGGAAACATTAATTGATGACCTGAGATCGAAGGTATCGAAAGCTGAGAGTAAGACTGATGGTGTAGAGGAGCAATGCATTGTATTATCCGAGTCTAACATGGAACTTAATAAAGAGATCAGTTTCTTAAGGTCTAGAGTGAATGCCTTGGAGATGTCTCTGGATGAAGCTAACGAATCAAAAGCtgcaaaagcaaaagaaattatTGCAAGGACTGACCTTATCATGGATACAGTCATGCAGCTAACCAGAGAGAGGGAACGCATCCAGAATCAG CTATTTTCTCTAACAAGGGAGAATGAAATACTGGCTGCTAAGTTAAGAGGTGCTTCATTAACCATGTTCGACAATGGACATGGTGGCGGCAGCAAGTTGGTTGCTTCCAAGAATGATTCATTGAgtgaaacttgtgaaaaacttTTCGAGGAAGCAATGCCCTTGAGTAAAAGTCTTGAGACTG CTGGTTAA
- the LOC118047089 gene encoding LOW QUALITY PROTEIN: transcription factor bHLH49 (The sequence of the model RefSeq protein was modified relative to this genomic sequence to represent the inferred CDS: inserted 1 base in 1 codon): MDMSDKDKFELEKSNDNPINYHSTGGLSSDWRFNSTSIPNSSLGLVPIENQMSVCRGDLVGAASCSSASVIDSFGPAMWEHPTNSQNLVFCDINVQNIASSSNTVGIGKGAPASLRNGIDRTLEMGWNPPNSMLKGGIFLPNAPGGXPQSLSQFPADSAFIERAARFSCFNGGDFGDMVNPFGVPESMGLFSRGGGMMQGPGEVFVGSGMKSVSGGQAQKNVMNAGEASKDVSMSVDHMATEGSPLKNETKRESLARSRDEAKKGVGGSGNDSDEAEFSGGSGQDEPSLLEGNCGELSAKSLGSKKRKRSGEDVELDQAKGTPQSAKGSPETQQKGDQKPTSNTSKASGKQGKQGSQGSDQPKEEYIHVRARRGQATNSHSLAERVRREKISERMKFLQDLVPGCSKVTGKAVMLDEIINYVQSLQRQVEFLSMKLATVNPRLDFNIEGLLAKDILQSRAVPPSSLAFSSEMPMSYPALHQSQPGLIPTAFPGMESHSDIIRRTINSQLTAMTAGFKEPAQLPNVWDDELHNVVQMTYGTSAPQDSQDVNEPLPPGHLKVEL; this comes from the exons ATGGATATGAGTGACAAGGATAAATTTGAGTTAGAAAAGAGCAATGATAATCCTATCAACTACCATTCAACTGGTGGCCTGTCCTCAGACTGGCGATTTAACAGTACCAGTATCCCAAACTCATCTCTGGGTTTGGTTCCCATTGAAAATCAGATGTCAGTTTGTAGAGGAGATCTAGTAGGTGCTGCTTCTTGCTCTTCTGCTTCCGTGATAGATTCATTTGGGCCAGCCATGTGGGAACATCCCACCAATTCACAGAACTTGGTTTTTTGTGATATTAATGTTCAAAATATTGCAAGCAGTTCAAACACAGTAGGGATTGGAAAAGGAGCCCCCGCTTCATTGAGAAATGGTATTGATAGAACACTAGAAATGGGGTGGAATCCACCTAATTCAATGCTGAAAGGTGGAATTTTCTTGCCGAATGCCCCTGGGG TCCCACAGAGCTTATCACAGTTTCCTGCTGATTCTGCATTCATTGAGCGTGCTGCCAGGTTTTCGTGCTTCAATGGAGGGGATTTTGGAGATATGGTGAACCCTTTTGGAGTTCCTGAGTCTATGGGTCTTTTTTCGAGGGGCGGGGGGATGATGCAGGGACCAGGAGAAGTGTTTGTGGGCAGCGGGATGAAATCAGTCTCTGGTGGACAAGCTCAAAAGAATGTTATGAACGCCGGTGAAGCTTCCAAAGATGTTTCTATGTCTGTTGACCATATGGCTACTGAAGGGAGCCCTCTCAAGAATGAGACAAAAAGAGAAAGCCTTGCAAGATCTCGTGATGAAGCGAAAAAAGGTGTAGGGGGGTCTGGTAATGACTCTGACGAAGCTGAATTCAGTGGTGGTAGTGGTCAAGATGAGCCATCATTGTTGGAGGGCAACTGTGGGGAGCTTTCAGCTAAGAGCCTTGgctcaaagaaaagaaaaaggagtggAGAG GATGTTGAGCTTGATCAGGCCAAGGGAACCCCTCAATCTGCAAAGGGTAGCCCTGAAACTCAACAGAAGGGAGACCAAAAACCAACTTCAAATACCAGCAAGGCTAGTGGTAAACAAGGTAAACAGGGGTCTCAGGGTTCAGATCAACCAAAAGAAGAATATATTCATGTCAGAGCTCGAAGAGGCCAGGCAACAAATAGCCATAGTCTTGCGGAAAGA GTAAGAAGGGAAAAGATAAGTGAAAGGATGAAGTTTCTACAGGACCTCGTTCCTGGTTGCAGCAAG GTCACAGGGAAGGCAGTGATGCTAGATGAAATCATTAACTATGTGCAATCACTGCAGCGGCAGGTTGAG TTTCTATCAATGAAACTTGCAACGGTGAATCCAAGGCTGGATTTTAACATAGAAGGACTCCTCGCAAAAGAT ATCCTTCAGTCACGTGCTGTTCCTCCATCCTCTCTGGCATTTTCCTCAGAAATGCCGATGTCTTATCCTGCATTACATCAATCTCAACCAGGGCTTATTCCCACTGCTTTTCCTGGAATGGAGAGTCACTCTGACATAATCCGGAGAACTATTAATTCTCAATTGACAGCCATGACTGCAGGATTCAAGGAACCTGCTCAG CTACCCAATGTATGGGATGATGAGCTCCACAATGTTGTCCAGATGACCTATGGAACCAGTGCTCCCCAAGACAGCCAAGATGTAAATG AGCCATTGCCACCAGGACATTTGAAAGTTGAACTTTAA